Proteins from a single region of Amblyomma americanum isolate KBUSLIRL-KWMA chromosome 10, ASM5285725v1, whole genome shotgun sequence:
- the LOC144108207 gene encoding uncharacterized protein LOC144108207 translates to MNAGGRRNTPSSPFRCDDPALRVPLERDTLPTKPFLAFAGASGAAFVLPLLFRRPGLKPAEASYWAARRLRRFYVGAILLGDMVFTVQSVLNVKRPHFIDSCRPVVSAPNGTELPACVDKRLSHGTERGAGQLHRGTDSLGHGIITEVAVEPSTGSAASEPDKSGNVIKWPDNHAPGQDDVTTATQLSLDRVAGSRNVTAAAISEQSGTARRSLSGAPFLSKAPGSDDAENLRESSDLYYDIIVEATHHLGDVANYRCSGASSKKSGGSFPSGHASVAGFHSFFLFIQWHQTWSGLVRPLSTALLGVLFTAYSLMVCAQRVVQHQHHVIDVVCGLSTGVIVAAVFALWPYGNR, encoded by the exons ATGAATGCAGGAGGACGACGCAATACTCCCTCTTCTCCTTTCCGCTGCGACGATCCGGCCCTTCGGGTGCCGCTCGAGAGGGACACGTTGCCGACGAAGCCTTTTCTGGCGTTTGCGGGCGCGTCAGGAGCCGCCTTTGTTCTGCCTCTCCTGTTTCGCAGACCAGGCCTGAAACCTGCGGAGGCCTCGTACTGGGCGGCTCGGCGCCTGCGCCGATTCTACGTGGGCGCCATCCTTCTCG GTGATATGGTGTTTACCGTCCAAAGTGTGCTCAACGTCAAGAGGCCACACTTCATCGACTCGTGCCGGCCCGTGGTCTCTGCACCCAACGGCACAGAACTCCCCGCGTGCGTTGATAAGCGGCTGTCTCATGGAACTGAACGAGGCGCCGGCCAGTTACATCGAGGAACAGACTCGCTAGGACATGGCATAATTACAGAGGTTGCTGTAG AACCATCGACTGGCAGTGCTGCATCAGAGCCGGATAAAAGTGGAAACGTCATAAAGTGGCCAGACAACCATGCTCCTGGCCAGGATGACGTCACCACAGCTACGCAGCTCTCGTTGGACCG TGTTGCAGGTAGCCGCAATGTCACGGCCGCAGCGATATCGGAGCAAAGTGGTACTGCGAGGCGCAGCTTGAGTGGAGCACCTTTCTTGAGCAAGGCACCAGGCAGCGACGACGCAGAGAATCTCAGAGAGAGCAGCGACCTCTACTATGACATTATTGTCGAGGCAACGCATCACCTGGGCGACGTAGCGAACTACCGCTGCTCTGGCGCATCGAGCAAGAAGTCTGGCGGCTCCTTTCCTTCGGGGCACGCTTCCGTGGCGGGCTTCCATTCTTTTTTCCTGTTCATCCAATGGCACCAGACGTGGAGTGGCCTGGTCAGACCTCTTTCGACGGCGCTCTTGGGCGTGCTTTTCACCGCCTACTCCTTAATGGTGTGTGCGCAGCGAGTGGTGCAGCACCAGCACCACGTGATCGACGTTGTATGCGGCCTTTCAACCGGAGTTATAGTGGCGGCAGTTTTTGCGCTCTGGCCCTACGGAAACCGCTGA